The genome window GCCGTGGAGGAGGAATTTTGTTCTctttagcagaagaaaaaaaggcatagCTCCCATTATAAAGAATACAATAATAACAAGCTCTCTGCCACTGTGACCAGATCACTTCTGGTGCACTGAGTAGTATAACACTGTCCTGGATGTGTCCACACTGCTGGGAACTATAAGCTTTCAACAGAAGTTCAGTGTCTTTAGTAAAAGGTAGACTGAGAATGGTACCTGCTGAGGATGCTTTTGATTTCTGCATTCCTTGCTTGGCTGGTGGTAAAGGATTATCCAGTTGGGCCAAGAAGCATGGTGACTCTTGCAGCTTCCgaactttcctttcctttaagGGTGGACGGGGAGATTTACCTGgccaaaggaacaaaaaacaaTGAGACTTCAGGATCCAGACTCAGACTCTAAGCACTGCTCCAAACTGTGTAATTCCTGAATAACAAGTCCGAGTCAGTGCCCCACATGGAAACCTTTCAGCCAATTTGTCAGCTGAAATgcaacagctggaaaagcaccAAAGACTCTTCCTCGTGACGACTTAAGACCTTGGATGTCACTGCAACTTCAAAGCTGTGGAAAGTAGAAACATCCCCTGTTTTGCTATCTTTCCATGAAGTTTCATTACTACATCCAGCACGCTATAGCAACAACACAGCTGCATATACTGGGTGTTCCAACATCTGCCAGTAAGAAGGGACACCTCCAGAAGAGTCTGGAGCACTTAGTCATGAAACCTGTCCAATGTAGAATTAATCCATGATTCAGAGACAAAAACAGATTTAATCTGTAGCTGTAAGAAACAACCTGTGTGGGAATACACCAGACCACTATCCCTGCTTGCTACTTAGGGCCCACTTCACAATTATTTTATGTCCTGCCTATAAACTCACATGGGAAAGCCAATAAATCATAAACCCATTTAATCAGTTTCATTACCAGGGGTTTTCTTCTCAGGGCCTGAACTGGATTGCTGCCCAAGAGCAGTCTTCTGCAACTGCTCCTGTAACATCTTCATCTGTTCTTGCAATTTTCTCAGCTCAGctaggaaagaaaggaaaggaaaaaggataaTAATGAAGACAGCAGGAAGCCATTGCATACAGGGATTTATGAGATCCTTGGAAGTCTGCATCATGGAAACTTAAATGAAGACTTGAGTCATAATGCAGATTTACTTGATTCTACATAGCTCATAGTGAAGGCAAACTTTTCCATACAGCCTGGAGATGGGTCCTCTCATAAAAGTATTTTACTTAATTGTGGTGTGTTCCTTCCCATGTTGAATAAAACTTTCCTGCTCACCATAAGACAATTTAAATGGCTGATGATTGCACTCCTTAGCATAAAGAAGTACTTCCTTATAAAATCAAATACACAGCCTGGACACAGGAAAGCTGtggccagctctgcttccacaATGACTTCCACACTGGTAGGGCAGAATCTCCTGTCAATAAGTCCTGAGGGGGACAgaactgctgtgctggtgaaAGATGCCAGGATGATATCTGATGCCCTGAAGAGTGAGGAAACATTGCTCTTCATCAGACAAGGCACAGGTACCCAGGCAATCTTCCCTATGCTACTCAGCACAGCTCTATTAGTCTCCCTGGTTTAAGTCCTCTGTCTTTCTTTTGGGAAAACAGGTTTGGTGAGTTTGGCCACTGGATGCTGAAAACTGAACTCAGAAACTTTCACAAGGCCTTACAGTATTTCCTCTCCAGTCATCACCAAGAACAGGCAGGCCATACCTCCTGCCTGTTAGCTCTCTAGAGACAGAATATATCAAACAAAACACATCAAAGATGCTGTTGCAGAAACCTTGTAGTTCTTCATTGGTTTTCTCCTTTGTCTGACTGGGAGCTGAAGTGGGGACAGctttctctgcctcctcctcttccagcagGTCATCTACATCTCCAAACAGCGTAGCCAAGTTCTCCTTCTGCTCATCAATCATGCTGTCCTCAGCATCAACCTCCTCAGTGTAGGATGCATCATCTTCTGCATCAAAGAGCTCATCGTACTCATCTGGTTCTCCATCTTCATCCTCAGGAGCATCTTCCTCCTCAGGAGAATTCCTCTCCTCAGTTGCTTCGTTTTCTTCCAGAAGGGAAGCCAACAGATCCAAGTCATCATCAGCTAAGGCAAAAAATAGACTCAGAGTTATTTCTGTCCAGttaaagaaaagctgctaagGAATAAACATCCAAGACACCTTGATTACAAGCTAATGACAACTGAAACTAAATCAGAGCAGCaagtagcattttttttttaatacacttcAGTTTTAACTAAAGGCATCTAGAGCAGCTTCTGGCTGTGAGGCCAGATGGAAATGTAGTTGCAGATGCTCTCAGCTTGTGGCACAAGCTGGCAAGTCGGTAGAAAACTTGCCAGCTACTCAGCACTGGCTTTTCCTCCTATGCAGTTCCttgaacagcagctgctgttgcacaGAAAAGCCTGGAACCTGTAAACATGTAGCCAACAGAGACACTCATGTGGCTTTTGCCAATCGAAGGGGAAGAGGGATATGCAAGGCAGGCAACAAAGCATATCCTCAGATACAGTTTGCTCCTGGAAAAACACGGAGAACAAAGAAATAGGGACAAAAATTGAAAAGAGATAAGTACAGAGAAAAGAATGGGACAGacagagcagaaatgaaaactggAGCAAAGCAAGAAACTGATTTAGCCTTTGTTGCTGAGGAAAACACCAAaccagggaaggcagagagcaGCCTCACAGGAAAGCGGCAAGAAGGAAAGCAAGAGGCAACCTCAAAGGACTCAGCAAATAAATTCAGTAGAATGTAAATTCCTTTGCTAAAAGCCTTACCAGGTCTTCTGAACACTTGAACTTACTAGCTAACAGGCTGATAAGAAGACACATTTCCCACTGAAAGGAAGAGAATTTTCTCCCTTACCGTCCATAGTTTCACCAGGATTTCTCCAAGAGCCcctcaaggaaaaatattctgttatggggaaaacaaaagtgATACTGTTAAAGTACATATAGCTCATCTAGAAATATATATTATGTTCAGGCTCCTTATTTGGTAATTTGCAATCTACCAGCTTGGTTTTGTTTACAGCTGCAGATGAGGACTCCACTCAGTTTAAAACCCTCTACATCAAAACTCTGACCCATGCTGAACCCACTGCAGTCTAAAGACACTACTTTTATAAAAAAGGCCCATTACACAGAATTTAAATTCCTACCAAGTTCTCATAGTAATAACCATTTCCACCTCACCTGATTACACTGAGTACACCATAATTAGAGCTAGCATTTAACTAGTTATTAAAATCTAACAGTTGTTATTCTCAAAGTGTACATTCTGCGtttctcacagcttctccaTAGGTCTGTGAGAAAAAATCAGCACGGGCGGACATGAATGGACCAGGGAAGCTTGGGATATCCACTGAGGCCAAGTGAGtcaaaaacccaaactccaaTTGTGCTTACAGATCTTCCTGCTGCAGAATCTTTTGTTTCGTCCATAAACTCCTCTTTTAATAGTTTTCTCATGCTccagaatattaattttcagcAACACCGCTTAACTCGCACGAGCAGGGAAGGCCAGGGACCACCGCGGACCCCGCGCTTTTCCCCTCACGGTTCCGCTCTCCGCTCGGCCGCCTCCCTCACCCAGTAGAACCCCGAGCTCCTGCGGGGCTCCCTCCCCCGCGGCTCACCGACCCTCGGCCCAAGCTCCGTGTGCCCCGGGTATCGCTCCGTGTGCCCCGGGGATCGCTCCGTGTGCCTCGGGATCGCTCCGTGTGCCCGGGGATCGCTCCGTGTGCCCGGGATCGCTCCGTGTGCCCGGGGATCGCTCCGTGTGCTCGGGGATCGCTCCGTGTGCTCGGGGATCGCTCCGTGTGCCCGGGGTCGCTCCGTGTGCCCCGCTGCCCCCGCTCCCCTCACGCACCCCGCTCACCGCCGCGCGCGCCACCAGTACCCGCCAGAATTCGGACCGGCCCCGCCCCTTCCCGCGCATGCGCGCACGCGCCATCTTTAGTGCTGGCAgccgcggcgctgcccggcgccATCTTGGCTGTGGGCGGAGGGGAAGGGGTGGGTGCCCGCTGAGGCGGGGCGAGAGCGGCCTGGGGATCACAGGATCTGTGGGATTGGAAAAGTCCTATGGAGTCCATCCTGTAACAAATTACCACCTGTCAACTAGATCATGGCACTGACTGCCACGTCCGGACTTTCCTTAAACATCTGCAGGGATGGTCACTCCACCAGTGCCgaatcaccctttctgtgaagaaattcctcccacTGTCCAACTTAAAGCTTCCCCTcgtgcagcttgaggccatgtcctctcattctgtcgCTGGTTGCCTGGAAGATGACcccgacccccacctggctccacTCTCCtgtcaggcagttgtagagagtgaaaAGTCCCCCCTGAACcaccttttctccaggctgagccgccccagctccctcagctgctcctcttcagacttgtgctccagccccttccccagctccattgcccttctctggacctctccagcagctcagtgcccttCCTGAGCTGAGGgaccagaactgggcacaggaTTCAAGTTGTGGCCACACCAGTGCTCACAACAGAGGGAAGAATCACACCTCTGGTCCTGCCGGACACATTATTCCTGATACAGGCGCTGGGTAAACCCATTTAGCTGCAGAGTTGCCCGTGTCTGGGCAGAGTGGCCTCAGGGAGGGGTCACAGCAGGTACTATCCCATCTGGATAACTTAAACAATGTCAACACTTGTTTTACACCAACAAATGCAATCCTTGTTATTGTCACATGCAGTGGACAAAATTTTGTAGGTTGGTCAGTTTTTCTTTGGTACAActataattctgtgaaaaatagTTCTGAGGATGTACAAGGTCATTGCTGGACTGCAATTAGTAACGACAGCAAAAAATAATCTACCCTGTAACATGAACAGGTTTGAGTGAATTGTGGCTTTATTCTTTGGAGTTCTTTGCTCCTCCTGATTTGTACTATTAGACCTGTTCTTTCATCTTTCTATGAAGACCTATTTCACCTAATGCCCATGTTTTCCTGTTAGCACTCCTGTTCTAACATCCCCTCCCTCTGAAACCTCCTCAGATGATTCATTGTGACTTGACGAATGTGTAAGTAATTCCTTCTTCGGCCTTTCACATTGATTTGCTGTGTATTCATTAAGGTTAATACTTCTCAGATGAAATCAGCTCTATTATTTAGTTTGCTTCTGGCCTATAGCATTTCCATCAGATTTTAATCACTGCAGAATCTGTAACCGTCACAGCTCCCATAATAAAATTGGATTCAGGGTAAAAAAAGCCTATAAATCCTACTGTCAAAAGGAACCAATTAAAAGCCAGTAAGAGATTACATCTGCTGGGACTACTTGTAATTGAAGAAGGTGGTTGCAACGAGGCTGATGAATACCTCTTCACAACAATCAGCTCTTGTGTTACCTGAAATTATGGATGAAGCTATAGATGAGctataacagaaaataaaaatccagagTCTAAAAGTGATAATTAGAACACCAGTGACAACAAGCAAAGTAAAAAACTTACTCGAATTAAtgacaaaatgacaaaaaaggGATTGTCTCCTTTGAGATAAAAACACCTGGGAGGACAAGAGTAGAACTAATCCACTACAAGTTGTTTCTACACAAGCTTTTCAGACATAGGAATTTGAAATCCTGTTCCAGTCTCCCACATACTCGCAGGCAGAGATAAATTTATAATTGTAATAGCTTTATTTTGATACATGAAAATCCACTCTACTCTTTTTAAATTAGGTTACATCCATCTCAGTGCTTTCTACCACAATACTGTACAAGTTCAAATGCttttattataataaagaaaaattaagacaaCATCATAAAAATTAACAGTTCTATAAAACCAAGTGACTTGAGTACAGCAGGAGCTACATATATCAGACCTAGCTGATCTGTTTTAAACCTTACCCACATCTGGCTAAAGCAAGAAGTTACATAAGCCAAAAATTTAACATCAGATTAGTATGGTCACAAGGGCAGCAATGAAATGGCCATCTGGAGAAAGAGCAGGGTTCATTTCAAATTCTCGATGAATACAGCACTATTCCATTTTGCTGAAAGCTTctcaaacagctttttttttgtgtattacTTTCCTGGTATATAGTATATAAGAGATGAAGTATTTACAggctcatatatatatatatatttgatcAGCAAATATCTCATCCCTCCTCCAACTTCAGTAATTCAGCCCCATTCTGCAGAGTAGCCATAGAGCAGAGCACTTCAGGGAATGTTCCTGAAAGGTTTCATAGCAGCAGACACACTGCAAGTTCTGTAGCACATCCATGTTGTTAATCCATGAAAACTCCTTCCCTAAAGCAGATTACAACAACATTAGTGACTAACGGCAGGGGAAGAGTGGCCCTTTTCCCATTGACTTAATAAGCAAACCCCTGAAAACCTCCTTCATAGGACATATGAGCTGAGCATAATTtgagcaagaaggaaaaaaacccaaagtgtTTGGCAGGTGAAATTCCAGAAGACGAAAAATTGGAGGGCATCACTCAATTAATGCAGTCCATAACGTGAATCTGCAGTGTGTCCAAATCAGGTagaatttcttcacatttcGGACACGAATAAATTGAAATATTCCGCTGCTCTGGCCAGTCTTGACTGTTAGTTCCTGCAAGCAGAGAAGATAAATGATTAACTATTATATTACCTGATTTTGCTCTCTGCAGCTACCCAGCTACCAGAATAACCACAGGGAAGGTCTCTGCAGCCAAGCAAAGCTGGTTTAACCTGAACCTGACCCCGAGGGCTGGAGAAGGTGCCTGCAGTACCTCTTTGGACAAGGTGAGGTGAGTGCTCCCGATCTGGCATCCTGGCTCCGTGGCGACTCTGCATCTCTGCCAGAGAGGTTCTGTGGATAATAAACAAGTCAAGGGCTCTGAAAACAGACTCCTGTCAACTGGTCATGCATTTAGTTCACAACTGCTGCTCAGAAACAGGACCTAGAAATGCCACTGCTTTGTGAGATCATGCCAGAGGTCTGCTGAAATCAGGGTCGTGCAACTgacaccagcagcaggatttgggcaGCCACACACCTAGGGATCTAAGGCACCCTTCTCTGGAAAGCTCCAAGGACTCTCAGCTGTTCAGGGAAAACTGCAAATTGGCTTTAAGTAGAAAAGCAAGTGATACCATAAAAAGAACTCAGTGTACAGTTAATGTGAAATGTAACTTGATTCAACTACCATAGCACTCAGAACTGTGTACTGACCACAGCCtcctggagaagcagcagataTCCCTGGCACACATGCAGCAAAATTAGCTGCAGATTCACAGCTAAAACTGAGGCCAAAACCCAAAGCAACTCACATGGATCAACAGGGAGAATTTACCAAGCATGAATCATATGAAATGAAAGCTTACTAAGGCACCCAACTAACACACTTTACAGAGATTCTACCAGAAAATTCAGAAGTCAGccaattcacttttttttccttttaaattcaaattaagCAAGAAATGTCTGCAAAGTCATTTGCCTTTCTACTGAGACACTCATAAAGACAACGTTGGTCAACACCAGTACACAGAGTAACAGGACAGTGCAAAGGCAGTTCAGCCAAACTCTGTTCTCACCGGCCAAGATCTTCAaagttttgctgctcttttagTAGGTATGCCAGCTGGACAGCCAACTGCTCCTTCTCCTCATGGATCTTCTCTCTTGCTGCCCTCTCAGCATGGAAATCAGAACAATAAACCTCCATCTGATCAGAGAAATgaaatcagaaatgaaaatttgtaACTTCGACTGAACCGTTTTTGTATATTACATGTCAAAATCACAAATCTGTATCATAATATGCATCTACTCAAAATACTGCAAAGCCAAGACCTGCACTTCCCACAAGGTGAAGGAGACCTAACACTTTCTGGACTCTGTAAAAGATACTCTTTTGTGTCTTACCTGGGACAGTATTGCCTCTGCTGTACAGAGGCAGAAATGAGGCACAGACAAGCAGTGAGGAGGTGACTTGACTGTTTACACTGGCAAATCTGTGGTTGAGATAGTGGAACCAGGCCAAGATGCCAATTCCGTGCCTTCAATATGAGGCAAACCCTTTTTAGTCACTTAACACATGCTGGTTTGAGTAAAATCATTCCTAAAACATATGCAGTGATTCTTAAGCCAGTGGTTCTGGCTTAATACCCATCTACTCCTAGCTTCTGTTCGTTGTGCCAGACTCCAGCATACACAGCTCCTCCTACAGAGCCCTAGAATACAGTGGGTAAAGGCTCTGCAGGTATCTGCAAGGCAAGCCAAGTAAGGGGTGTTATGCTTTGACGTTGAGAAAACGTATTCAGCATTCCAGAATGAGCCACTAAATACCTCCTGGTTTCTGAATATTGGGTGGGGGAAGTAGCCAGTTTGTGAAGAAGAGCTGATACCTGAGCACGAAGCACAGACATAGTTTCAAGGTCCTCCTCTTGCTTAGCAATTATCTGCTTCATTTCATCTATCTGGAGCTGCTTTGCAGCAAGGGCTTGTTCTGCCAACTCCACCTTTGCCGTCAGTTGTTCCACCACAACTTTATCTACTCTGTCCAGCTGCAAAGAAGAACTGATTATGAGATGAACTCGAATATGACCCTCCTCTAAGTGACAGTCTGCTTCTTACTCCTGTCATTGGAAAAGGTTCCCATTTTGGTCACCAAAGGAACTTGGACTAAGACAGCAGTGGGGACTGATATTTTACCTTAAAGATTAGTTTTGAGCTTTCAAACTACATTGTATCAAGTTAAAAGACAACCCCCTAGTGGACactgaaaaagacattttcctaGTTTCTGAAATTACACAGAACAATATGACACTTCCATGGTGCTTCAGTTCCTGACAAGACCTCACTGTGGCAGGCATTCTATTTAAGAATACAAAAATGCTTAGAGATTTACCTTCCCACGTTTTTATAAATGATGCTGCAGGAACACTGATGTATCTATCACTTCTGTCTAAGGACTGGACTCTATGCTGCAATCCACTGCAGATTAGACCTTACCCAGAAAACACCATGGAAGTACTGATGTGTGGATAAAGTTTTCTGTAACTGACAGCACAGGAACTATGTTTatcagagcagtgctgctatGTTGCATGCAATTATGTAGAAGGGATGACAGTTGTTTCCTGCCCAAATTTGATCCTAAAGATGTtcttccatcccttccctctcaCCCCTAATTAATTATGATTTCTTCTTGTGTTGAGTTTACCTCTTTGCGTTTCATTtcatcaatttttttcattgcctCAGTGAGTTCTGGAAGGACTTTGCTATATGAATCCTGGAGGTTATTGTATCTTGCCCTGTTTATGACAAGAAAAGAGATGAAGGTTTGAAACAATTATTTGAAATCTAAATAACATTAGAACTTAAAAAATATCCACTACCAGCTCCTTGCATAAGTGCATTTCTGCAAGTGTGCATTTCTGGTGAGAAGAAGTCATGCTTTGTGTCTCAACATCCCTCTTCCAATGAGTTGTGTGCTGCTCTATCCatggactaagtgcaaaccaATGTCCTTACTGATCACCTGCATTTCATATTGAAGAATCTATCACTCAGTTTTTTTATATGAAGCTCACAAATTCTGTTCAAAATGTAACACCCCTCTTAGGAAGACATCCAAGTCTTGACTCAGATTCCAAGTGAAGGAGAATTTATCAGAATAACCAGAAACAGAGTCCAAAGATAACgagcagcttctgcagcagctgaaaatgtGTCCTTCAGGAAGTTCAGCCTCTCTGAACAGCTTGGACTGACATTTTCACACTCCTTACATGGACTGCACATGAAAGGGAACAGGGAGCCAAAGCAAACAGCCTCTCTTTACCTCAACCTGACCACACACTTGACTCTCCTAGTGCAAACATATTGTAGGGATTGCAGACCTCTTCATTAATGCCACTTTCCCAGCACTGTCACCACCTGACTTGTCCCTGCTCTCCAGGATGTGTCTGCATTTACCCCTGCTAGTCAGTGGCACAGCTGTTGTCACCTCTCTGCTTCTTCCACTTGTATGTTACACCCGGCTCTATTCCACCTTGGACTTTATGATTAAAGGAAGATACAAGACAGAGATGACAGCTCAAGTATTCCTAAGTGAGGGGTTCAGTAGATGAAAGAATACAGACTTCTACTTCACACTCTACAAACATAGCATAGTTTCAAGGGGTACAGGACACAAAAGTAGTACTTCAGACTCAATTCCCCTTTGGCCAGGTTCCCTTGGACTTTGCTTCTTCACTGACAATACCTTCCTGGAATATAAAACTAAGTCATACTCACTTTTCTTCATGTGTCTTGGCTTGTTCCAGCTTGACCTCTGCCTGCATGCTCTCTACCTGAAGTTCCAGCTTCTTGATGGTGTATAttagctgctgcttctcctccaaTTCTGATGCAGCAGCcaagctttttctttccagtacCTGGCACctgatagaaaaggaaaaaaaggttgaTTTCTTCTGTTCATCCTCTCCTGATGGATTTTTCCCATGAGGCATATAGCAGAAGGAGTATTTGTATGGTTCACTTTAAAGGCTTATTTTGATGAAAAACGtggaaagacaaaaatcagTCTATACACAACCATTATAAAACAAAGCTATAGAAaccaacatttattttcttactattTAGAATCTCAAAGAACTGGAATTTGACAGGAAACTAAGCAAAAAAGTGAGGGTCTTGTAACCATTTTTATAACCTAAACAGTTTTCTTCAAAAGCCCAGACAGCTCATGTGAAAGGTTATAACCAAATCCCTTGGCTTTTCCCCCTAAAGACAGAATAGGGACTGATTAtgtgaaggagaaaacagggaagatttttctttacatCATGAAGGGTTAAAACCCAAATCTTATAATTCAAAGCACTCAGGTTCTATTTGTAGAACTAGGCTGGCAGCTCAGATTTTCTgacaatttctgtatttctgcacTTCACCACTTACAAAGAAGGAGCACTCTTTAACAGAACTTCTATGAAACAGTTATTTAAGTTGATATTTGTAGAGATGGTGAGTTTCCCAAGATGGGAGTTCATACAAGTATGTACTGGGTGTCATGACAGAACTTTTGCTCTTCTGAGCCTTACTTTTCTTGAAGTTTCTTCTGAATCAATTCTGCTTCTTTTAACTTCTCATGGGCTTCCTGAAGCTCTTTAAACAGAGCACAAACTTGCAGATTTAGGGCTTCTACTTCACTGCCAAccttttagagaaaaaaaaagaaaattatgtatgGACAATTCAAGATAGTAAGTTACAGGCTAAGAAAGATAAGTAGGAAGTCTCACTCTACAGAAAACAGCCTAAGTTAGTTTGCACAGTTACAGTCTATACTCAGTAAAAAGGCCGCATTTACAAGGCTTCACAATTATTCCACACTGCACCCCCTCATTGTTCCATTAAAGATTTACATTTTACCACAGAGGCAGGTAACATGAGCTCTGCTGACAAGAGCCTTTGAAGAAACACAACAGTGTACACGGAAACAGCTGCCAGCACAAGCAAGTGCTGACCTCAGTGTCCACTTTAATGAGGAGTATTGGGCCCAGGCTGTAACTCGGAGATAAGAGCActgaaaaacattaattaacCAAGACATCATCAGCTTTCCCTAGGAAGGGCATCTCTTGTCCTGACTGCAGACTGGTCTTGTTTAAccaacccagccctgccctgaaaTACTTCTCCTGACCTTCAGAAGGGCACAGGTCTCCAGCAGGTCCCATATCATATTTCCAAGCACTTCAGAAACTCACACACCTCACATACAAGCACTCTTAGTTGCCTGTATTATGCAGTTGCACTGAATGAGCATGGTCCGCCAAGGCTATGGGATTGCACTCTCACATCACACAGAAGCTTACAGCTGCAAGCACAGAAGTTTAAGTATCTGAATGGAGCTGAATCCCAACCCCAGTACTCTTTCAAATATTAATTGAGAACATCAGGACTAAGTTTTTGCCTGGAACTGTATCTCAATCCAAGATAGTTATGCCCCACCATTGTAATCCCACTAGAAACATGAACAAACCTAAAGTAGGTGCCATATGAACTCCACATTTAAAGTCTGTTTTACAGTATGCTGTCACTGGATTCTGATCCAACAGCTGACCTGGGCAGCAGTGAGGAAATTCACACAGCCTAGATGATTTCCGGAGAAATCATTGTAGAAATTATTGTATTTCTCTCTGTTTAGTGGGTATGGGCCGGGTAATGTGGTATAACTGCAGTTATGCCAAGCTTCCTGAATACTTGGCCCCCAGTCCCATGCCTTTGCAGTGGCTGGTGTAATTTGGAACCACCTCTGAGATACACCAAAGTTCACTTCCATTACCTGTGCAGGACAATTGCCCCTTGCTC of Vidua macroura isolate BioBank_ID:100142 chromosome 5, ASM2450914v1, whole genome shotgun sequence contains these proteins:
- the OPTN gene encoding optineurin isoform X2 codes for the protein MSSKLKGSPAENGEHSKSKMENGVDSMAPPALNTYTPEEMVQQMKELITENNELKEAMKLHNQAMKDRYEELSTWREKQKEEREFYELKFKEAKQCLQAKCIENEQLQQQLQSLKEREEGAEMEGCMAPEKEVRQLKSQVQRLQAEKADLLAIISELQVKLNISAEDSFVEIGMNEGEINTAAKEHQVNSGEMPNNVAVCMSKSADESKNLESEELTVSQLLCCLRNETQKREKLEKELQDHKERLSKLEKETRNCLESGTQTEQEEESSEAVGSEVEALNLQVCALFKELQEAHEKLKEAELIQKKLQEKCQVLERKSLAAASELEEKQQLIYTIKKLELQVESMQAEVKLEQAKTHEEKARYNNLQDSYSKVLPELTEAMKKIDEMKRKELDRVDKVVVEQLTAKVELAEQALAAKQLQIDEMKQIIAKQEEDLETMSVLRAQMEVYCSDFHAERAAREKIHEEKEQLAVQLAYLLKEQQNFEDLGRTSLAEMQSRHGARMPDREHSPHLVQRGTNSQDWPEQRNISIYSCPKCEEILPDLDTLQIHVMDCIN
- the OPTN gene encoding optineurin isoform X1, which codes for MSSKLKGSPAENGEHSKSKMENGVDSMAPPALNTYTPEEMVQQMKELITENNELKEAMKLHNQAMKDRYEELSTWREKQKEEREFYELKFKEAKQCLQAKCIENEQLQQQLQSLKEREEGAEMEGCMAPEKEVRQLKSQVQRLQAEKADLLAIISELQVKLNISAEDSFVEIGMNEGEINTAAKEHQVNSGEMPNNVAVCIRSKSADESKNLESEELTVSQLLCCLRNETQKREKLEKELQDHKERLSKLEKETRNCLESGTQTEQEEESSEAVGSEVEALNLQVCALFKELQEAHEKLKEAELIQKKLQEKCQVLERKSLAAASELEEKQQLIYTIKKLELQVESMQAEVKLEQAKTHEEKARYNNLQDSYSKVLPELTEAMKKIDEMKRKELDRVDKVVVEQLTAKVELAEQALAAKQLQIDEMKQIIAKQEEDLETMSVLRAQMEVYCSDFHAERAAREKIHEEKEQLAVQLAYLLKEQQNFEDLGRTSLAEMQSRHGARMPDREHSPHLVQRGTNSQDWPEQRNISIYSCPKCEEILPDLDTLQIHVMDCIN